The DNA region ACTACCGCTAAACGCGGTCTGGCTTCCTTGAATGTACTTCGATAAAGTTTTTCTTATCACGAAGCAGGTCATGAAGTAGACCCGACATCGAATCTTAAATTCAGCCGGGCCTAAGCATATGCTTCCGAAGTATGTTTCCTGCGGAAACATTTCAGGTGCTCACGTACCCAAAACGTACGCTCCGCTCCTTTCGTCCCTAGCTTCATCCAGCTTTCTCGGTGCTGAAAACCTGACTTTTTGAACTCACATTTTTACAGTTCTCTATTCAAAAAATTCAGCGCAATCGCCGACAGCATGCTTACTCCATAAGGCAAAGCCGTTTCGTCCAGGTCGAACATCGGATGGTGCAGCGGGTACCTCGTCCGCTCCTCGCCGTTTCCCGACCCCAGCCGGAAAAACACCCCCGGAATATGCTCGCAATAAAAAGCGAAATCCTCCCCGCCCGTGGACGGTTTAATGTAGTTCCACACCTTGGAGCCGTAAACTTGCTCACTGGTTGCGGTCATCAGATCGACCATGTCCGGATCGTTGATGACAAGCGGATAACCCGGACCGAACTTCAATTCGTATCCGGCGCCAAACGAAGCGCATACGCCGCTGACCACCTGCTCGACCAGGCCCGGCATCCGTTCCCGCAGCTCCCGGGACAACGTGCGGATCGTGCCCGTCATCTCCACCTCGGGCGCGATAGCCGTTCCCATGTAACCTCCGGAAATTTTGCCGATGGTTACAACCACCGGCTCCAGGGGGTCGACCATGCGGCTGGAGATGTTTTGCAGCGCGCTGATTACTTGCGCGGACACCGCGATGGCGTCGATCCCTTCATGCGGCCGGGCCGCATGGCCGCCTTTCCCCAGTACCTTGACGGTAAAAGCATCGGCCGATGCAAAAGCGACCCCTTTGCTTACGCCAAGCGTCCCCGTGTCCAAGTCGGGGAACATATGCAGCCCCGCGATGGCATCGACCTTGGGATTGTCCAGCACCCCGTCTTCGATCATCGCCCGCGCGCCCGCCAAACCTTCTTCCGCCGGCTGGAAAATAAATTTGATGTTCCCCGCTTTCGGCTTTCCAAGCCCGGTCAGGAGCTGGGCCGCGCCCATCAAAATCGCCGTGTGCGCGTCATGTCCGCATAAATGCGCTTTTCCCGCCACCTGCGAGCTGTAATCCGCCGTCTTCTGATCCTGGATCGGGAGCGCGTCCATGTCCGCCCGCAGGCCGATCGTCGGTCCCGGCTTTTCGCCCCGCAGCAGCCCTACGACGCCGGTCCCGCCCACATTCCGGGTCACTTCCAGGTCCAGCTTTTCCAGATGCCCGGCAACAATCGCCGATGTGCGGAACTCCTCGTACCCCGTTTCCGGGTGGCGGTGAAAATCCCTGCGCCAGGCGGTCAGCTGCTCTTGAAGCGGTTTTGTCCGTTGCAAAAGCTCTTTAATTTCCATTAACTCCACGGTCTCCTTCCTAGTCCCCGGCCACCACGCGGGCGTAAATGGCCTCTGCGGCAAAGCTGATATGTCGTTTCATCACGGCGCGCGATTGGTGTTTGTCGCGGGCCTCGAGCGCTGCGAGAATCTCCTTGTGCTCCCCGCAGTTAGCCGAACGCACATTTTCGTCGTAAGGCATCAGATCGAGCGCGGGATTAATCCTAGTCCGAATCTTTCGGACCGCCGCCTCGCAGTAGGGGTTGCCCGAAGCCTTGGCGATGGTCAGATGAAATTTGACGTCCAGCGCCCGGAACCATTCCCGCGTACAGTCCGGTTCCAAGCTCTGTTCCAGATAGCTTTGGAGGAGCTTCAGCTCGCCTGCGGTGATCCGCTCAGCGGCAAGAAAAGCGCTCTCCGGCTCCACAATCGACCGGTATTCGAACACCTTTTGCATCTGATTCCAATCCCGCCTGATCTCCTCCCGGGTTCGCTTATGGGCGTAGGCCGTCGCCGGCAGGATAAACGTTCCCCCCTTGGCCCCGACCCGCTTCTCAATGAGGCCCTTGGCCTCCAACGCGGCAAGCGCCTCGCGCACCGTAATGCGGCTGGCATTAAAAATCTCCGCAAGCTCCCTTTCGGACGGAAGCTGATCCTCGCTCATAAATTCTTTCAGGATGATCGCTTCCTCCAGCTGCTCCTTGATGAATTCGCTGACCTTTTTGGTCGATACCTTCTCAAAGGGCAGGGGAAATTGAATCGACATATTTAACACTCCGATCTATTAATGGTCTAGATCTTATACCATTACTATAATACCAAGTAAACTGATATGCAATCTAAAATTTTATTTTCAACATTTTGGGTGAATTAGATTCGAATCCCTTGTTTTATAATTTCTACACTATCTTAGGAATCCCTTGGTATCGGAGTAAATGTGCGGGGACGGCCGTTTTCCGGTGAATTTGGCTTGACCTGAAATGCTTTTCATACTTTATAGTAGAGGTAATAGTGAAATGTTCGTTTTTTAATATGAGATTAAGAGGAGGCAACATGAGCTACAAAATCGTATTTTTTGACATTGACGGAACATTGGTAAACGAACAGAAAGAAATTCCGGAATCCGCCCTGCAGGCTGTGCTTGAGCTAAAGCGCAAGGGGATTGAGACGGTCATCGCCACGGGAAGGGCGCCTTATTTCATTACGAAAATTGCCGGACGGCTGGGCATAGATTCGTTTGTCTGCCTGAACGGCGCCTACGTCGTATACAAGGGATGCCCGGTCGTAGAGTATACGATTCCCAAGGAGCACCTTGAACCGCTGGTCGAGCGGGCGGGAAAACATAATCACTACCTGGTTTATCAAGGCAAAGAAGCTTACTTCTCCAACGCCAAACAGCATCCTGCTTTGCTGCAGTCGGTCTCTTCCTTAAAGGTAGAGCTCCCGGGTTACGATCCGGACTTCTGGCGGCATTCCGACGTATACCAGGCTTTTTTGCACTGCACGGCAGAGGAGGAGCATCTATATACGAGCGATATCCCTCATTTGCGGTTTGTCCGCTGGCATAGGCACGCCATGGATGTCATGCCTGTGGGTGGCTCCAAAGCGCGGGGCATTCAGGACTTGCTCCAGCACTTGGAGGTAAGCCCCAAAGAAGTCGTAGCCTTCGGCGACGGGCTTAACGACAGGGAAATGCTGACTCTCGCCGGGCTGGGCATAGCCATGGGGAACGGTCACGAGCAGCTCAAAGCTTGCGCGGATTACACCACCACCGACGTGGACAATGACGGGATCGCCAACGGCTTAAAATATGCGGGATTGCTGTAGATTTATGCGCTTGAACCGATGGCCCAGGCGAGCGGTACAACGCTAAACATCCAAGGAAAAGGTCCGCCAGACCTATCTGAGAAACTCCTGTAAAAACATAAGGACATAAAATGTCGTTATTCCGGCGCTATCCGTTCATTTGAGAGAAATAGAGGCCATTTATGTCGCTATTTTCTCGGATCACAAGGAAATGCCCGCGTTCTGGACCCTTCATAGAAAAATAGGGACAAAAAGTGCCGCTAATGGGGGATGAGCCTGGCTGGTTCCGGATAATAAGAGCATAAAGTTCCGCTATTTGGGAGGCTGGCTGCCTTGGTTGTCCAAGTAGTCGGCTGTCAAGCAACGATTATTAGATTGAGCGCAATAAAACGCCCGACGGTGCCCCTGAGCTTTTTCAAAGGCACGCCGTCGGGCGTTTTTCCCTATCTGCCGCCGGGGAACCGCAAGAATTCCGGATCGCCGGAAACAAGCAGCGTCATAGCGGAAGAGCATCCGATATTTCCCCGGTCAGATTCTCCGGGGCCGCAAATGGAGGTAAAGCGGCGGTCCGTCGGCAAAATCGCGATGGGTCACCTTGACAAACTCGCCTTCCCGCTCAATGAGCGGGGACATCTCGCTGTCATTGGGCGTCTCGGCCCCGGCCGCTAAGGACATGACCAGCCGCCGTTTGTCCTCGGCATACTTTTTGTGCGGCATTTTGGGACGCCTGAACGCCTATGGGAAAGGCGCAGCCAAAAATGCCGCACATTTTAACGTGCGGCACCTTGCCGGTTCAGCCTACGCCAAGGCCTCCCGCCGGATCCGTTCCAGCAAAGCCCGGCAGCCCTGCTGCACCATCTCGTAAACCTCCTCGAAATTGCCCGTATAATACGGGTCGGGCACTTCCTTGATTTTCGAGTCGGGAACAAGGTCGAGCAGCTTCCATATTTGGGCATCCGTCTGGCGCGCCAGCGCTCTCAAATCCCGCTCGTTTTGGTTGTCCATGGCGATGATATAGTCGAAATCCGAGAAATCCGCAGGCGCGACCTGTCTGGCCCGCAGCCCTTCGTACGATATTCCGTACTGGTCCAAAATCCGGCGTGTGCCGTGATGCGGCGGATTGCCGGTATGCCAGTTGCCCGTTCCCGCCGAAT from Paenibacillus macerans includes:
- a CDS encoding M20 metallopeptidase family protein, encoding MEIKELLQRTKPLQEQLTAWRRDFHRHPETGYEEFRTSAIVAGHLEKLDLEVTRNVGGTGVVGLLRGEKPGPTIGLRADMDALPIQDQKTADYSSQVAGKAHLCGHDAHTAILMGAAQLLTGLGKPKAGNIKFIFQPAEEGLAGARAMIEDGVLDNPKVDAIAGLHMFPDLDTGTLGVSKGVAFASADAFTVKVLGKGGHAARPHEGIDAIAVSAQVISALQNISSRMVDPLEPVVVTIGKISGGYMGTAIAPEVEMTGTIRTLSRELRERMPGLVEQVVSGVCASFGAGYELKFGPGYPLVINDPDMVDLMTATSEQVYGSKVWNYIKPSTGGEDFAFYCEHIPGVFFRLGSGNGEERTRYPLHHPMFDLDETALPYGVSMLSAIALNFLNREL
- a CDS encoding FadR/GntR family transcriptional regulator produces the protein MSIQFPLPFEKVSTKKVSEFIKEQLEEAIILKEFMSEDQLPSERELAEIFNASRITVREALAALEAKGLIEKRVGAKGGTFILPATAYAHKRTREEIRRDWNQMQKVFEYRSIVEPESAFLAAERITAGELKLLQSYLEQSLEPDCTREWFRALDVKFHLTIAKASGNPYCEAAVRKIRTRINPALDLMPYDENVRSANCGEHKEILAALEARDKHQSRAVMKRHISFAAEAIYARVVAGD
- a CDS encoding Cof-type HAD-IIB family hydrolase — protein: MSYKIVFFDIDGTLVNEQKEIPESALQAVLELKRKGIETVIATGRAPYFITKIAGRLGIDSFVCLNGAYVVYKGCPVVEYTIPKEHLEPLVERAGKHNHYLVYQGKEAYFSNAKQHPALLQSVSSLKVELPGYDPDFWRHSDVYQAFLHCTAEEEHLYTSDIPHLRFVRWHRHAMDVMPVGGSKARGIQDLLQHLEVSPKEVVAFGDGLNDREMLTLAGLGIAMGNGHEQLKACADYTTTDVDNDGIANGLKYAGLL
- a CDS encoding low molecular weight protein-tyrosine-phosphatase; translated protein: MKDKQQPIGVLFVCLGNICRSPMAEAVFRHLVAEADLSGRFRIDSAGTGNWHTGNPPHHGTRRILDQYGISYEGLRARQVAPADFSDFDYIIAMDNQNERDLRALARQTDAQIWKLLDLVPDSKIKEVPDPYYTGNFEEVYEMVQQGCRALLERIRREALA